The Sesamum indicum cultivar Zhongzhi No. 13 linkage group LG6, S_indicum_v1.0, whole genome shotgun sequence genome has a segment encoding these proteins:
- the LOC105165622 gene encoding sec1 family domain-containing protein MIP3, producing MATVNVIKSCLDSVRQISENIKDAIVYLDAGSTESFQFLGAFPLFLELGARAVCSLENMSALDKVVDWNTNSDPATKIVVITARLLSDAHRYILRCLSTLQNVHLCAIYTSISEVAHSAYPDSPLGPDAFHEYECLLNQDYEELVKKRETDVSGNNGLKESTASEDEGWADLTSIEDDISRFNDIPSAKVPQEDYSISSSEDAGQKLMVSVHHFPLILCPFSPRVFVLPSEGSVAEASLSVEHENSISSGLPPLSTGKIADTEDFSPGATLTAQFLYHLALKMDLKLEIFSLGDLSKNVGKLLTDMSSLYDVGRRKRSAGLLLIDRTLDLLTPCCHGDSLVDRMFSSLPRRKRITSLSQMKGSQSQQEKLHVKLGRASLSVQIPLEKFITGENSKSNFQLLESIEAFLHGWSTLNSDAQNDELMKFSKKLNDEGCFQHNVGELLHGSFVSTDNFLGAPYLEALLDRRTKDGVILIKKWLQESLRRENISPEVRIRPGFASKSELQSLVKALAKRQSSLVRNKGIIQLAAATLHALDDLYSASWDAFTSAEKILHVNAADTSQSLAAQISDLINKTALVASQVQKHNNEKTPGLFTLQDALLLTIIGYVLAGENFPTSGSAGPFSWQEEHFMKEAIVDAILENPAVSKLKFLQGFSEELESNLKKTKSDEKKENPSDCVDFDDDQWGNWGDEDADKDTSKEEVYGDMQLKLELRDRVDNLFKFLHKLSSTKRNAALREGMLALESRSDDDPYSSKGLLYKLLTSILDKHDIPGLEYHSSTVGRLFKSGFGRFGLGQTKPSLTEQNVILIFVIGGIAGVEVREVQEALSGSSRPDVEVILGGTTFLTPDDMRDLLLGDYCHM from the exons ATGGCCACTGTTAATGTGATCAAGTCTTGCTTGGATTCGGTCAGACAA ATATCAGAGAACATTAAAGATGCAATTGTATATTTGGATGCTGGAAGTACAGAGAGTTTCCAGTTTCTTGGGGCCTTCCCTTTGTTTCTAGAGCTTGGGGCCCGAGCTGTTTGTAGCTTGGAGAACATGTCGGCCCTTGATAAG GTTGTTGACTGGAATACCAATTCTGATCCTGCGACGAAGATTGTGGTCATTACAGCACGCCTTTTGAGTGACGCTCATCGATATATTTTACGTTGCCTGAGCACGCTTCAAAATGTTCACCTTTGTGCTATATATACGTCCATTTCAGAG GTGGCTCACTCAGCGTATCCTGATTCTCCTTTGGGCCCAGATGCTTTTCATGAGTATGAGTGTTTGCTCAATCAAGATTATGAAGAGCTTGTTAAGAAACGTGAGACAGATGTGTCTGGCAACAACGGGCTCAAGGAAAGTACTGCCTCGGAAGATGAAGGATGGGCAGACCTAACATCCATTGAAGATGATATTTCCAGATTCAATGACATCCCAAGTGCAAAAGTTCCACAGGAAGATTACTCGATCAGCAGCTCTGAAGATGCAGGACAAAAATTGATGGTTTCAGTGCACCACTTCCCTTTGATTTTATGCCCTTTTTCACCCAGGGTCTTCGTCTTACCTTCAGAAGGATCTGTTGCTGAAGCAAGCTTATCTGTTGAGCATGAGAATTCTATAAGCTCTGGTTTGCCTCCATTAAGTACTGGGAAGATTGCTGACACTGAGGACTTCAGTCCTGGGGCAACTCTTACAGCTCAGTTTCTCTATCATTTGGCCTTAAAG ATGGATCTgaaacttgaaatattttctctggGTGATTTGTCGAAAAATGTAGGAAAGCTTTTGACAGATATGTCCAGTCTTTATGATGTTGGTCGGCGTAAAAGATCTGCAGGGTTACTTCTGATTGACCGTACACTTGATCTGCTTACTCCATGCTGTCATGGGGACTCACTTGTGGATCGGATGTTTTCATCTTTGCCTCGTAGGAAACGCATAACATCCTTAAGCCAGATGAAAGGCTCCCAGAGCCAACAAGAAAAGCTCCATGTTAAACTTGGACGTGCTTCTCTCTCTGTACAGATTCCACTTGAAAAGTTCATCACtggagaaaattcaaaaagtaaTTTTCAGCTTTTGGAAAGTATAGAAGCATTCTTGCATGGGTGGAGTACTCTCAATTCAGATGCTCAAAATGATGAGTTGATGAAATTCAGTAAGAAACTGAATGATGAAGGTTGCTTTCAACATAATGTGGGTGAACTTCTGCATGGGTCCTTTGTTTCTACAGATAATTTCCTTGGAGCACCTTACCTGGAAGCACTACTTGACCGAAGGACAAAAGATGGGGTAATACTTATCAAGAAATGGCTTCAAGAAAGTTTACGTCGAGAGAATATATCTCCTGAAGTAAGAATTCGTCCTGGTTTTGCTTCTAAGTCGGAGTTACAGTCTTTGGTTAAGGCACTGGCGAAGAGGCAGTCCTCTTTAGTCAGAAACAAAGGAATAATTCAGTTGGCAGCAGCCACATTACATGCTTTAGACGATTTATATTCTGCTAGTTGGGATGCATTTACTAGTGCTGAGAAAATTCTACATGTAAATGCTGCAGACACGAGCCAAAGCCTTGCTGCTCAAATTAGTGACCTCATAAACAAGACTGCTTTAGTGGCTTCACAAGTGCAAAAGCACAATAATGAGAAAACACCGGGGCTATTCACTCTTCAAGATGCTCTGCTCCTAACAATTATTGGGTATGTATTGGCTGGTGAAAATTTCCCAACATCTGGTTCTGCTGGACCATTTTCATGGCAAGAGGAGCATTTCATGAAAGAGGCTATTGTGGATGCAATTCTTGAGAATCCAGCTGTCTCGAAACTAAAGTTTCTCCAAGGTTTTTCTGAAGAGCTTGAGAGCAActtaaagaaaacaaaatctgacgaaaaaaaggaaaatcctTCTGACTGTGTGGATTTTGATGATGATCAATGGGGTAATTGGGGTGATGAAGATGCTGATAAAGATACGAGTAAAGAGGAAGTCTATGGTGACATGCAGCTAAAGCTTGAGCTACGAGACAGGGTGGACAATCTTTTCAAGTTCCTTCATAAACTATCCAGCACTAAAAGAAATGCAGCGCTGAGAGAGGGGATGTTGGCCTTGGAAAGTAGATCTGATGATGATCCTTATTCCAGTAAAGGGTTGCTCTATAAACTTCTAACAAGTATTTTAGACAAGCATGACATACCTGGGCTGGAGTATCATTCCTCTACTGTAGGACGCCTTTTCAAAAGTGGGTTTGGAAGATTTGGCCTTGGACAG ACTAAACCTAGTCTTACGGAGCAGAATGTTATCCTTATTTTCGTAATCGGGGGCATCGCTGGAGTGGAG GTGCGGGAAGTGCAAGAAGCATTAAGTGGAAGCAGTAGGCCTGACGTTGAAGTAATACTTGGTGGAACAACTTTTCTTACCCCAGACGACATGCGCGACTTGCTTCTAGGTGACTATTGTCATATGTAA
- the LOC105165623 gene encoding phospholipase A1-IIdelta: MATTVAEPTWGELLGSKNWEGLLDPLDLSLRRLILRCGDFCQATYDAFNNDENSKYAGSSRYGKKSFFSKVMLESASDYQVQCFLYATAKVGIIEAIFLHSRSREAWDRESNWIGYISTTTDEVSRALGRREIYVAWRGTTRDYEWIDVFGAKPDSAKELLQPGGEDDDEDEEKVPKVMDGWLKLYVSSDPNSPFTKFSARNQLQKKIKELLKLYENESLSITLTGHSLGGCLATLSAFDLVENGVNNIPVSAIVFGSPQVGDKVFNERMRQYPNLKVLHVRNRIDLIPLYPSEFLGYKNTGIQLEIDNRKSPSLKDSKNPSDWHNLQAMLHVVAGWNGPHEEFELKVKRSLALVNKSSSILKDEYLIPGSWWVEKNKGLVRDENGEWTWPAPDEDQPVPEF; the protein is encoded by the coding sequence ATGGCGACGACAGTAGCGGAACCCACATGGGGTGAATTGCTGGGCAGCAAGAACTGGGAAGGCCTGCTTGACCCGTTAGACCTCAGTCTCCGCCGCCTCATCCTCCGCTGCGGCGACTTCTGTCAGGCCACCTATGACGCCTTCAACAACGACGAGAACTCCAAGTACGCAGGCAGCAGCCGCTACGGCAAGAAGTCCTTCTTCAGCAAAGTTATGCTCGAGTCGGCGTCCGATTACCAGGTCCAATGCTTCCTCTATGCCACCGCCAAAGTCGGCATCATCGAAGCCATCTTCTTGCACTCGCGGTCGCGCGAGGCCTGGGACAGGGaatccaattggattggcTACATTTCTACCACCACCGACGAAGTCAGCCGGGCCCTGGGCCGCCGTGAAATCTACGTCGCGTGGCGTGGGACGACGAGGGACTACGAGTGGATCGACGTGTTCGGTGCCAAGCCTGATTCTGCTAAAGAGCTGCTGCAGCCCGGCGGCGAGGACGACGACGAAGACGAGGAGAAAGTGCCCAAAGTTATGGATGGTTGGCTCAAACTCTACGTTTCCTCCGATCCCAATTCTCCTTTTACCAAATTTAGCGCGAGAAATCAGCTCCAGAAGAAGATTAAAGAACTGCTAAAACTGTACGAAAACGAAAGCCTGAGCATTACCCTGACGGGGCACAGTCTTGGCGGCTGTCTGGCAACATTATCAGCATTCGATCTCGTCGAAAACGGGGTCAATAATATCCCAGTTTCGGCTATCGTCTTCGGCAGCCCACAGGTGGGAGACAAAGTTTTCAACGAGAGAATGCGTCAGTATCCGAACCTTAAAGTTCTGCACGTGAGGAACAGAATCGATCTGATTCCACTCTACCCCAGCGAATTCTTGGGGTACAAAAACACTGGGATTCAGCTGGAGATTGATAACAGGAAATCCCCAAGTCTGAAAGACTCCAAGAATCCAAGCGACTGGCATAATCTGCAGGCGATGCTGCACGTCGTTGCCGGCTGGAACGGGCCTCACGAGGAGTTTGAGTTGAAGGTGAAAAGGAGCCTGGCCCTGGTGAACAAGTCCAGTTCAATTCTGAAAGATGAGTATCTGATTCCAGGTTCGTGGTGGGTTGAGAAGAACAAAGGGTTGGTGCGTGATGAGAACGGTGAGTGGACCTGGCCGGCGCCTGATGAGGATCAGCCTGTGCCTGAATTCTGA
- the LOC105165624 gene encoding pentatricopeptide repeat-containing protein At2g41080 isoform X1, with protein sequence MPIGLSSIPQRPALIFFIAVQKLYNTCKASLTPNGPISEEGLEKVRNLLDPLLLSDLLKACVEHRSPSLAQQLHSIIITRDWLKLKFVSNHLVNTYAKLGHVEAALKVFDKMPERNVMSYNILIGGYIQNGELGAAIEVFKEMGRRNSATWNAVIMGLIKSEFNEEALRLFTKMHVNGFLPDAYTLGSVLRGCAGLRDLIKGKQVHGYAIRSGLEMDLVVGSSMAHMYMRCGILREGQRVIQSMPVHNVVACNTLIAGLVQNGCAMGALDQYYIMKIAGFQPDKITFVSVISSCSELSTLGQGQQIHAEVIKAGAMSVAAVISSLISMYSRCGCLDDAVRVFGERGRAEDDLVLWSSMIAAYGFHGKGEEAIELFNRMKCDGLEANEVTFLSLLYSCSHCGLKDKGLEFFDMMVKKYGFEPHVKHCTCVVDLLGRAGCLHEAEAFIRSMPVEPDAITWKTLLSACKIHKNADMAKRIVEEILKIDPQDSASYVLLSNTQACAERWQDVSDVRRKMRERMVKKEPGISWFELKNQVYHFVMGDKSHPNSEDIDSYLQELMAELKSLGYAPDIGAVLHDMDVEEKEYNLVHHSEKLAVAFALMNTPDGVPIRIMKNLRVCDDCHVAMKYISVVKNREIIVRDSSRFHHFKNGYCSCGDYW encoded by the exons ATGCCGATCGGTCTTTCTTCAATCCCTCAACGGCCcgctttgattttttttatcg CTGTGCAGAAGCTTTACAACACGTGTAAAGCATCGCTTACGCCTAATGGACCCATTTCGGAAGAAGGTCTAGAAAAAGTTCGCAATCTTTTAG ACCCACTTCTCCTCTCTGATCTCCTCAAAGCATGCGTTGAACACCGGTCCCCCTCATTGGCCCAACAGCTCCATTCCATCATCATTACAAGGGATTGGTTAAAATTGAAGTTTGTATCCAACCACCTGGTTAACACTTATGCTAAATTGGGCCATGTGGAGGCCGCTCTGAAGGTGTTCGATAAAATGCCAGAAAGAAATGTCATGTCCTATAACATCTTAATTGGAGGATACATACAGAATGGCGAATTGGGTGCTGCAATCGAGGTTTTTAAGGAAATGGGTCGGAGGAATTCAGCCACATGGAATGCGGTCATCATGGGACTGATCAAGTCTGAATTTAATGAGGAGGCATTGAGATTGTTCACTAAAATGCATGTGAATGGGTTTTTACCTGATGCGTACACACTGGGGAGTGTGTTGAGAGGATGTGCAGGATTGAGGGATTTGATTAAGGGAAAACAGGTTCATGGTTATGCCATAAGATCAGGTTTGGAGATGGATTTGGTTGTTGGCAGTTCCATGGCACATATGTATATGAGGTGTGGTATTTTGCGCGAGGGTCAGAGAGTGATTCAGTCTATGCCAGTTCATAATGTTGTTGCTTGTAACACACTTATTGCTGGGCTAGTGCAGAACGGGTGCGCCATGGGTGCGTTGGATCAGTACTACATAATGAAAATTGCTGGTTTCCAGCCTGATAAAATCACTTTTGTAAGCGTTATCAGTTCGTGTTCTGAGCTATCAACTCTTGGGCAAGGCCAGCAGATTCATGCTGAGGTGATAAAAGCTGGGGCAATGTCAGTTGCTGCAGTTATTAGTTCACTAATTAGTATGTATTCACGATGTGGCTGCTTAGATGATGCTGTGAGAGTCTTTGGGGAGAGAGGAAGAGCTGAGGATGATCTTGTTTTATGGAGTTCTATGATTGCCGCGTATGGTTTTCATGGAAAAGGAGAGGAAGCAATTGAGTTATTTAACAGGATGAAGTGTGACGGACTAGAAGCCAATGAAGTCACTTTCTTAAGCTTACTCTACTCTTGCAGCCACTGTGGATTGAAAGATAAGgggcttgaattttttgatatgATGGTAAAAAAGTATGGCTTTGAACCTCATGTCAAACACTGTACCTGCGTGGTTGATCTCCTTGGAAGAGCAGGCTGTCTGCACGAAGCAGAAGCCTTTATCAGATCCATGCCTGTCGAGCCCGATGCCATTACATGGAAAACTTTGCTATCGGCTtgtaaaattcataaaaatgcaGACATGGCTAAAAGAATAGTTGAGGAGATTTTAAAAATCGATCCTCAGGATTCGGCTTCTTATGTGCTCCTCTCAAATACCCAAGCCTGTGCTGAAAGATGGCAGGACGTTTCAGAtgttagaagaaaaatgaggGAGAGGATGGTCAAGAAAGAACCCGGGATAAGCTggtttgaattaaaaaatcaagtttaCCATTTCGTAATGGGTGATAAATCTCATCCAAATTCGGAAGACATTGACTCATACTTGCAAGAGCTGATGGCTGAACTGAAGTCACTTGGATATGCACCTGATATAGGTGCCGTTCTGCATGATATGGATGTAGAGGAAAAGGAATACAACTTGGTACACCACAGTGAAAAATTGGCTGTTGCCTTTGCTCTGATGAACACACCAGATGGTGTTCCAATTAGGATAATGAAGAATTTGCGTGTCTGTGACGATTGTCATGTTGCTATGAAGTATATATCTGTGGTTAAAAATCGAGAAATCATCGTACGAGATTCTAGTAGGTTTCATCATTTCAAAAATGGATATTGTTCTTGTGGGGATTATTGGTGA
- the LOC105165624 gene encoding pentatricopeptide repeat-containing protein At2g41080 isoform X2: MAAVQKLYNTCKASLTPNGPISEEGLEKVRNLLDPLLLSDLLKACVEHRSPSLAQQLHSIIITRDWLKLKFVSNHLVNTYAKLGHVEAALKVFDKMPERNVMSYNILIGGYIQNGELGAAIEVFKEMGRRNSATWNAVIMGLIKSEFNEEALRLFTKMHVNGFLPDAYTLGSVLRGCAGLRDLIKGKQVHGYAIRSGLEMDLVVGSSMAHMYMRCGILREGQRVIQSMPVHNVVACNTLIAGLVQNGCAMGALDQYYIMKIAGFQPDKITFVSVISSCSELSTLGQGQQIHAEVIKAGAMSVAAVISSLISMYSRCGCLDDAVRVFGERGRAEDDLVLWSSMIAAYGFHGKGEEAIELFNRMKCDGLEANEVTFLSLLYSCSHCGLKDKGLEFFDMMVKKYGFEPHVKHCTCVVDLLGRAGCLHEAEAFIRSMPVEPDAITWKTLLSACKIHKNADMAKRIVEEILKIDPQDSASYVLLSNTQACAERWQDVSDVRRKMRERMVKKEPGISWFELKNQVYHFVMGDKSHPNSEDIDSYLQELMAELKSLGYAPDIGAVLHDMDVEEKEYNLVHHSEKLAVAFALMNTPDGVPIRIMKNLRVCDDCHVAMKYISVVKNREIIVRDSSRFHHFKNGYCSCGDYW, encoded by the exons ATGGCAGCTGTGCAGAAGCTTTACAACACGTGTAAAGCATCGCTTACGCCTAATGGACCCATTTCGGAAGAAGGTCTAGAAAAAGTTCGCAATCTTTTAG ACCCACTTCTCCTCTCTGATCTCCTCAAAGCATGCGTTGAACACCGGTCCCCCTCATTGGCCCAACAGCTCCATTCCATCATCATTACAAGGGATTGGTTAAAATTGAAGTTTGTATCCAACCACCTGGTTAACACTTATGCTAAATTGGGCCATGTGGAGGCCGCTCTGAAGGTGTTCGATAAAATGCCAGAAAGAAATGTCATGTCCTATAACATCTTAATTGGAGGATACATACAGAATGGCGAATTGGGTGCTGCAATCGAGGTTTTTAAGGAAATGGGTCGGAGGAATTCAGCCACATGGAATGCGGTCATCATGGGACTGATCAAGTCTGAATTTAATGAGGAGGCATTGAGATTGTTCACTAAAATGCATGTGAATGGGTTTTTACCTGATGCGTACACACTGGGGAGTGTGTTGAGAGGATGTGCAGGATTGAGGGATTTGATTAAGGGAAAACAGGTTCATGGTTATGCCATAAGATCAGGTTTGGAGATGGATTTGGTTGTTGGCAGTTCCATGGCACATATGTATATGAGGTGTGGTATTTTGCGCGAGGGTCAGAGAGTGATTCAGTCTATGCCAGTTCATAATGTTGTTGCTTGTAACACACTTATTGCTGGGCTAGTGCAGAACGGGTGCGCCATGGGTGCGTTGGATCAGTACTACATAATGAAAATTGCTGGTTTCCAGCCTGATAAAATCACTTTTGTAAGCGTTATCAGTTCGTGTTCTGAGCTATCAACTCTTGGGCAAGGCCAGCAGATTCATGCTGAGGTGATAAAAGCTGGGGCAATGTCAGTTGCTGCAGTTATTAGTTCACTAATTAGTATGTATTCACGATGTGGCTGCTTAGATGATGCTGTGAGAGTCTTTGGGGAGAGAGGAAGAGCTGAGGATGATCTTGTTTTATGGAGTTCTATGATTGCCGCGTATGGTTTTCATGGAAAAGGAGAGGAAGCAATTGAGTTATTTAACAGGATGAAGTGTGACGGACTAGAAGCCAATGAAGTCACTTTCTTAAGCTTACTCTACTCTTGCAGCCACTGTGGATTGAAAGATAAGgggcttgaattttttgatatgATGGTAAAAAAGTATGGCTTTGAACCTCATGTCAAACACTGTACCTGCGTGGTTGATCTCCTTGGAAGAGCAGGCTGTCTGCACGAAGCAGAAGCCTTTATCAGATCCATGCCTGTCGAGCCCGATGCCATTACATGGAAAACTTTGCTATCGGCTtgtaaaattcataaaaatgcaGACATGGCTAAAAGAATAGTTGAGGAGATTTTAAAAATCGATCCTCAGGATTCGGCTTCTTATGTGCTCCTCTCAAATACCCAAGCCTGTGCTGAAAGATGGCAGGACGTTTCAGAtgttagaagaaaaatgaggGAGAGGATGGTCAAGAAAGAACCCGGGATAAGCTggtttgaattaaaaaatcaagtttaCCATTTCGTAATGGGTGATAAATCTCATCCAAATTCGGAAGACATTGACTCATACTTGCAAGAGCTGATGGCTGAACTGAAGTCACTTGGATATGCACCTGATATAGGTGCCGTTCTGCATGATATGGATGTAGAGGAAAAGGAATACAACTTGGTACACCACAGTGAAAAATTGGCTGTTGCCTTTGCTCTGATGAACACACCAGATGGTGTTCCAATTAGGATAATGAAGAATTTGCGTGTCTGTGACGATTGTCATGTTGCTATGAAGTATATATCTGTGGTTAAAAATCGAGAAATCATCGTACGAGATTCTAGTAGGTTTCATCATTTCAAAAATGGATATTGTTCTTGTGGGGATTATTGGTGA